A DNA window from Stenotrophomonas sp. 57 contains the following coding sequences:
- a CDS encoding WYL domain-containing protein, producing the protein MRHTAHRLLRLIALLQARRQWSGAELAERMSVDRRSIRRDIERLRELGYPIQASAGVGGGYQLGAGAPVLPMLLDEEEATTLAIALRAASATVAGIDDTARGLLSKLDPLVPTRRRQQAGEVHAATATLSDLPATDARLLGRLAQYCRQASRLAFEYRSAQDAVTQREVEAQHLVNYGRRWYLLAWDLGRQDWRTLRVDRMGAVRECTGPGLHRRTPAPPDVMVRQAVSQAPFALQAILRLAGSHSELEGRIPPWCGVLEADGPDHCLLRMGAESRGMMLAQILSLDRIPVALWTTPPGLRDELAQRLAGLGQLLSVPPVTG; encoded by the coding sequence ATGCGCCACACCGCCCATCGACTGCTGCGCCTGATCGCCCTGCTGCAGGCCCGCCGCCAGTGGTCCGGCGCTGAGCTGGCCGAGCGGATGAGCGTGGACAGGCGCAGCATCCGCCGCGACATCGAGCGCCTGCGCGAGCTGGGTTACCCCATCCAGGCCTCGGCCGGGGTAGGGGGCGGCTACCAGTTGGGGGCTGGGGCGCCGGTCCTGCCGATGCTGCTGGACGAAGAAGAAGCGACCACTCTGGCCATCGCCCTGCGCGCGGCCTCGGCCACCGTCGCCGGTATCGATGACACCGCACGTGGCCTGCTGTCCAAGCTGGACCCGCTGGTGCCGACCCGCCGTCGCCAACAGGCCGGCGAAGTGCATGCCGCCACCGCCACCCTGTCGGATCTGCCCGCTACCGACGCGCGCCTGCTGGGGCGGCTGGCGCAGTACTGCCGGCAGGCGTCGCGGCTGGCCTTCGAGTACCGCAGCGCGCAGGATGCGGTCACCCAGCGCGAGGTCGAGGCCCAGCACCTGGTCAACTATGGCCGGCGCTGGTACCTGCTGGCCTGGGACCTGGGACGCCAGGACTGGCGCACCCTGCGCGTGGACCGCATGGGCGCTGTGCGCGAATGCACCGGACCGGGCCTGCATCGGCGTACGCCGGCGCCCCCGGACGTGATGGTGCGGCAGGCGGTCAGCCAGGCGCCGTTCGCGCTGCAGGCCATCCTCCGCCTGGCCGGCAGCCATTCCGAGCTGGAAGGCCGCATCCCGCCGTGGTGTGGGGTACTGGAAGCGGATGGCCCCGACCACTGCCTGCTGCGCATGGGGGCCGAGAGCCGCGGCATGATGCTGGCGCAGATCCTCAGCCTGGACCGCATACCGGTGGCGCTTTGGACCACCCCGCCGGGCCTGCGCGACGAACTGGCACAGCGCCTGGCCGGCCTCGGCCAGCTGCTGTCTGTGCCGCCGGTCACAGGCTGA
- the petA gene encoding ubiquinol-cytochrome c reductase iron-sulfur subunit, which translates to MANDGVHDPVNTGRRRFLSATTAVVGAVGVGFTAVPFIKSWNPSARAKLAGAPVVADISALQEGQRLIVEWRGQPIWIVKRSKAILDALHGLDGRLKDPESGEKDQQPDYVLKQNPELRSIKPDISVLVGLCTHLGCSPEMVAEIRPEPYDPQWKGGYFCPCHKSRFDMSGRVFKDVPAPINLKVPAHHYQDDNTIIIGVDPQGAA; encoded by the coding sequence ATGGCCAACGATGGGGTACACGATCCAGTCAACACCGGACGTCGGCGTTTTCTTTCTGCCACCACAGCCGTGGTGGGCGCCGTCGGCGTCGGATTCACCGCAGTTCCTTTCATCAAATCCTGGAACCCCAGTGCCCGCGCCAAGCTTGCCGGCGCACCGGTGGTGGCCGACATCAGCGCCCTGCAGGAAGGCCAACGCCTGATCGTGGAATGGCGTGGCCAGCCGATCTGGATCGTCAAACGGTCCAAGGCGATCCTCGACGCGTTGCACGGGCTGGATGGCCGTCTCAAGGACCCCGAGTCCGGCGAGAAGGACCAGCAGCCGGACTACGTGCTCAAGCAGAACCCCGAACTGCGCTCGATCAAGCCGGACATCTCCGTGCTGGTCGGCCTGTGCACGCACCTGGGCTGCTCGCCGGAAATGGTCGCCGAGATCCGGCCTGAACCCTACGACCCGCAGTGGAAGGGCGGCTACTTCTGCCCCTGCCACAAGTCGCGCTTCGACATGTCCGGCCGCGTCTTCAAGGACGTGCCGGCGCCGATCAACCTGAAGGTGCCCGCGCACCATTACCAGGACGACAACACCATCATCATCGGTGTCGATCCGCAGGGGGCTGCCTGA
- the ybeY gene encoding rRNA maturation RNase YbeY, which produces MTRGTVRLDVAVSYALPRTGLPAAVSFRKWVAAALKGRIREADLAIRVVDAKEGQSLNRHYRGKDYATNVLSFPADVPEGLPKGVKFPLLGDLVICAPVVAREADEQGKALNAHYAHLTVHGVLHLLGWDHEDDKEAEAMEQLEREILAELGIGDPYAGER; this is translated from the coding sequence ATGACCCGTGGTACCGTGCGACTGGACGTCGCCGTCAGCTATGCCCTGCCCCGTACCGGGCTGCCGGCGGCAGTGAGTTTCCGCAAGTGGGTGGCTGCCGCACTGAAGGGCCGCATCCGCGAGGCCGACCTCGCCATCCGCGTGGTCGATGCCAAGGAAGGGCAGTCACTGAACCGGCATTACCGCGGCAAGGACTACGCGACCAACGTGCTCAGCTTCCCGGCCGATGTGCCAGAAGGCCTGCCCAAGGGCGTCAAGTTCCCGCTGCTGGGTGACTTGGTGATCTGTGCACCGGTGGTGGCACGGGAGGCCGACGAGCAGGGCAAGGCGCTCAACGCCCACTACGCGCACCTGACCGTGCACGGCGTGCTGCACCTGCTCGGCTGGGACCACGAAGATGACAAGGAAGCCGAGGCGATGGAGCAGCTGGAACGTGAGATCCTGGCCGAGCTCGGCATCGGCGACCCCTACGCCGGAGAGCGCTGA
- a CDS encoding ABC transporter permease, producing the protein MNLRRLWAIMLKELRQLRRDRITLAMIVGIPVMQLLLFGYAINLNLRHLDAGIADQANSAASRALVQDMVATGVITPRSEAYTPDQLMQALRRGEISVGIVVPADFERRCFDGREAVQVLVDGSDTVVQSAAIQLAQVPLDTRPTSNTRPLREGSIAGGQVSVTSFYNPQRRSAVNIVPGLIGVILTMTLVMFTAVAVVRERERGNMELLIATPVSRSELMVGKVLPYAAIGLLQTTLVLVLGTWLFQVPIRGSLLDIYLAAVLLVLANLALGLLISTRARSQFQAMQMTLFLFLPSILLSGFMFPFAGMPRPVQWLAEVLPLTHFLRLVRGIMLRGASLWELWPDALALLAFIVVMMTLAILRFRKRLD; encoded by the coding sequence ATGAACCTGCGCCGGCTGTGGGCGATCATGCTCAAGGAACTGCGGCAGCTGCGCCGCGACCGCATCACGCTGGCGATGATCGTTGGCATTCCGGTGATGCAGCTGCTGCTGTTCGGGTATGCGATCAACCTCAACCTGCGCCACCTCGATGCGGGTATCGCCGACCAGGCCAACAGCGCCGCCTCACGCGCGCTGGTGCAGGACATGGTCGCCACCGGCGTGATCACGCCACGCAGCGAGGCCTACACGCCGGACCAGCTGATGCAGGCGCTGCGCCGCGGCGAGATCAGCGTCGGCATCGTGGTGCCGGCCGACTTCGAGCGTCGCTGCTTCGATGGACGCGAAGCGGTACAGGTGCTGGTCGATGGCAGCGACACCGTGGTGCAGAGTGCGGCGATCCAGCTGGCTCAGGTGCCACTGGATACGCGCCCGACCAGCAATACGCGGCCGCTGCGCGAAGGCAGCATTGCCGGTGGCCAGGTCAGCGTGACCAGTTTCTACAACCCGCAACGGCGCTCGGCGGTGAACATCGTCCCCGGCCTGATCGGGGTGATCCTGACCATGACCCTGGTGATGTTCACGGCGGTGGCGGTGGTGCGCGAACGCGAGCGCGGCAACATGGAACTGCTGATCGCCACGCCGGTATCGCGCAGCGAACTGATGGTCGGCAAGGTGCTGCCCTATGCAGCGATCGGCCTGCTGCAGACCACGCTGGTGCTGGTGCTGGGCACCTGGCTGTTCCAGGTGCCGATCCGCGGCAGCCTGCTGGACATCTACCTGGCCGCGGTGCTGCTGGTGCTGGCCAACCTCGCGCTGGGCCTGCTGATCTCCACGCGCGCGCGTTCGCAGTTCCAGGCGATGCAGATGACGCTGTTCCTGTTCCTGCCGTCGATCCTGCTGTCGGGTTTCATGTTCCCGTTCGCCGGCATGCCGCGGCCGGTGCAGTGGCTGGCCGAAGTGCTGCCGCTGACCCATTTCCTGCGCCTGGTGCGCGGCATCATGCTGCGTGGCGCCTCGCTGTGGGAGCTGTGGCCGGATGCGCTGGCACTGCTGGCCTTCATCGTGGTGATGATGACGCTGGCGATCCTGCGTTTCCGCAAGCGATTGGATTGA
- a CDS encoding transporter associated domain-containing protein: MSEDDSSSSPAEHSEKKRGWLERLTSAFSGEPHTRDELVAVLHTAQEEGLIAADTLKMMEGAISVAELTVGDVMISRSQMVSLPVEAPFLELMKQVVESGHSRFPVHGENKDDILGILLAKDLLRGVVADNGPANVRELLRPAVLIPEAKKLNVLLKEFRLSRNHMAIVVDEYGGVAGLVTIEDVLEQIVGEIDDEHDEAEDPSAQIAIQSDGQYVVDALTPIGDFNERFGATFSDEDYDTIGGLVTEAVGHLPEVGDELALDRFMFRVARADARRVQAFHVTVLPPDAQDDA, encoded by the coding sequence ATGTCAGAAGACGACAGTAGTAGCTCCCCTGCGGAGCACAGCGAAAAGAAGCGCGGCTGGCTTGAACGCCTGACCTCCGCCTTCTCCGGCGAACCCCATACCCGCGACGAGCTGGTCGCTGTCCTGCACACCGCGCAGGAAGAGGGTCTGATCGCCGCCGATACCCTGAAGATGATGGAAGGCGCCATTTCGGTGGCCGAGCTGACCGTGGGCGACGTGATGATCTCGCGCTCGCAGATGGTCTCGCTGCCGGTCGAAGCGCCCTTCCTCGAACTGATGAAGCAGGTGGTCGAATCCGGCCATTCGCGCTTCCCCGTGCACGGCGAGAACAAGGACGACATCCTTGGCATCCTGCTGGCCAAGGACCTGCTGCGCGGCGTGGTGGCCGACAACGGCCCGGCCAACGTGCGCGAGTTGCTGCGCCCGGCGGTGCTGATCCCGGAGGCGAAGAAGCTCAACGTGCTGCTGAAGGAATTCCGCCTGTCGCGCAACCACATGGCCATCGTGGTGGACGAGTACGGCGGTGTCGCCGGCCTGGTTACCATCGAGGACGTGCTGGAACAGATCGTCGGCGAGATCGATGACGAGCATGACGAGGCCGAGGATCCGTCGGCGCAGATCGCGATCCAGTCCGACGGCCAGTACGTGGTCGACGCGCTGACGCCGATCGGCGACTTCAACGAACGCTTTGGTGCCACCTTCTCCGACGAGGACTACGACACCATCGGTGGCCTGGTCACCGAGGCTGTGGGCCACCTGCCGGAAGTCGGTGACGAACTGGCACTGGACCGCTTCATGTTCCGCGTGGCCCGCGCCGATGCGCGCCGGGTGCAGGCCTTCCACGTGACCGTGCTGCCGCCGGACGCGCAGGACGACGCTTGA
- a CDS encoding ABC transporter ATP-binding protein, producing the protein MLAQGLTRRFGDLLAVDNVDLTVPRGQVYGFLGPNGSGKSTTIRMLCGLLEPSAGQIEVLGLAVPEQAEALRRRIGYMTQRFSLYEDLSVRENLEFLAAIQDLPRSQARQRVDALLQQYRLQDRQPQLAGTLSGGQKQRLALAGAVVHAPELLFLDEPTSAVDPESRRDFWEALFELADAGTTVLVSTHYMDEAERCHRLAILDRGALVADGTPAELCARLQGRTLQVTSSQPRQASRALAELPGVLSVAQIGTQLRVLCNEGAADTATLQRALADADPQAHIEAVAPNLEDVFVAATRGRGREPAA; encoded by the coding sequence GTGCTTGCGCAGGGCCTGACCCGCCGCTTCGGCGATCTGCTGGCCGTCGACAATGTCGACCTGACCGTGCCACGTGGACAGGTTTACGGGTTCCTGGGGCCGAACGGCTCGGGCAAGTCGACCACCATCCGCATGCTGTGCGGCCTGCTGGAGCCGAGCGCGGGGCAGATCGAGGTGCTCGGCCTGGCCGTGCCCGAACAGGCCGAAGCGCTGCGCCGGCGTATCGGCTACATGACCCAGCGCTTCTCGTTGTACGAAGACCTGTCGGTACGCGAGAACCTCGAATTCCTCGCCGCCATCCAGGACCTGCCGCGCTCACAGGCGCGGCAGCGCGTCGATGCACTGCTGCAGCAGTACCGGCTGCAGGATCGGCAGCCGCAGCTGGCGGGCACGCTCAGCGGTGGGCAGAAGCAACGCCTGGCGTTGGCCGGTGCCGTCGTGCACGCCCCGGAGCTGCTGTTCCTGGACGAACCGACCAGCGCAGTCGATCCGGAATCGCGCCGCGATTTCTGGGAGGCCCTGTTCGAACTGGCCGATGCGGGCACCACCGTGCTGGTCTCGACCCACTACATGGACGAGGCCGAGCGCTGCCACCGCCTTGCCATCCTTGATCGCGGCGCGCTGGTGGCCGATGGCACGCCGGCCGAACTGTGTGCACGGCTGCAAGGGCGCACGCTGCAGGTCACCTCCTCGCAGCCGCGCCAGGCCAGCCGCGCGCTGGCCGAACTGCCCGGCGTGCTGAGCGTGGCGCAGATCGGCACGCAGCTGCGCGTGCTGTGCAATGAAGGCGCGGCCGATACCGCGACGTTGCAGCGCGCATTGGCCGATGCTGATCCGCAGGCGCATATCGAGGCGGTGGCGCCGAACCTGGAAGACGTGTTTGTTGCCGCTACCCGCGGCCGTGGCCGGGAGCCGGCGGCATGA
- a CDS encoding PhoH family protein, translating to MKSIEHRDFTLSPEDNERLANLCGPFDGHLRQIELKLGVEIANRGFVFRISGPKEAIIEAQKLVEALYAETTETTFDSHAIHLRLAQANVEQIAERSYEAQEVAIKVKRGTVRGRGANQARYLHQIATHDINFGIGPAGTGKTFLAVASAVEALNESRVQRLILVRPAVEAGEKLGFLPGDLSQKVDPYLRPLYDALYEMMGVEKVVKLLEKNVIEIAPLAYMRGRTLNDAFVILDEAQNTTIEQMKMFLTRLGYGSTAVVTGDLTQTDLPKHVKSGLRDAIDVLREVEGVSFTFFESRDVVRHPLVARIVSAYDRRDLHQIQPGATP from the coding sequence ATGAAAAGCATCGAGCATCGAGACTTCACCCTGTCGCCGGAAGACAACGAACGGCTGGCCAACCTGTGTGGCCCGTTCGATGGCCACCTGCGCCAGATCGAACTGAAACTCGGCGTGGAAATCGCCAACCGTGGTTTCGTGTTCCGCATCAGCGGGCCGAAGGAAGCCATCATCGAGGCGCAGAAACTGGTCGAGGCACTGTACGCCGAGACCACCGAGACCACCTTCGACAGCCACGCCATCCACCTGCGCCTGGCGCAGGCCAATGTCGAGCAGATCGCCGAGCGCTCCTACGAAGCACAGGAAGTGGCGATCAAGGTCAAGCGCGGCACGGTGCGTGGGCGTGGTGCCAACCAGGCCCGCTACCTGCACCAGATCGCCACCCACGACATCAACTTCGGCATCGGTCCGGCCGGCACCGGCAAGACCTTCCTGGCCGTGGCCAGCGCGGTCGAAGCACTGAACGAATCGCGGGTGCAGCGCCTGATCCTGGTTCGCCCGGCGGTGGAAGCCGGCGAGAAGCTGGGCTTCCTGCCCGGCGACCTGAGCCAGAAGGTCGACCCCTACCTGCGGCCGCTGTACGACGCCCTGTACGAGATGATGGGCGTGGAGAAAGTGGTCAAGCTGCTGGAAAAGAACGTCATCGAGATCGCGCCGCTGGCGTACATGCGCGGGCGCACCCTCAACGATGCATTCGTGATCCTGGACGAAGCGCAGAACACCACCATCGAACAGATGAAGATGTTCCTGACCCGCCTGGGCTACGGCTCCACCGCGGTGGTCACCGGCGACCTGACCCAGACCGACCTGCCCAAGCACGTGAAGTCGGGCCTGCGCGATGCCATCGACGTGCTGCGCGAGGTCGAGGGCGTCAGCTTCACCTTCTTTGAATCCCGTGACGTGGTCCGCCACCCGCTGGTGGCGCGCATCGTCAGCGCCTACGACCGCCGCGACCTGCATCAGATCCAACCTGGAGCGACTCCATGA
- a CDS encoding HlyD family efflux transporter periplasmic adaptor subunit: MGIGNGVRGIGLAGIGLLAGCGQATPTALGTLEWDRITVPAPAAEVIATVDVREGQQVKAGTVLMQLDPARGDAQFAAAQADTVRAQAQLEELKIGPRQEQIAQAQAQLAALRAQAAEASAYYRRVQPLARQRLIAAAELDRARAAAGNAEASVRAAEQAWLELVHGSRAQDIAQGQAAADAAQAQQVVQGVNLQKLQLRAPRDGVVDALPYRQGDQAPIGAPLAVMLVGERPYARVYLPQPLRLKVKVGQAAQVQLEDGGAALKGHVRSIRSEPSFTPYYALTGDDVARLSYLAEIEVYTTADMQKLPAGMPVQVSF; this comes from the coding sequence ATGGGCATCGGCAACGGGGTGCGTGGAATTGGACTGGCGGGCATCGGCCTGCTGGCGGGATGTGGCCAGGCAACGCCAACCGCCCTGGGGACGCTGGAGTGGGACCGCATTACGGTGCCAGCACCGGCGGCCGAGGTGATCGCTACGGTGGATGTGCGAGAGGGCCAACAGGTCAAGGCCGGTACCGTGCTGATGCAGCTCGACCCGGCCCGTGGCGACGCGCAGTTTGCCGCAGCGCAGGCCGACACGGTGCGCGCGCAGGCACAGCTGGAAGAACTGAAGATCGGCCCGAGGCAGGAGCAGATCGCGCAGGCCCAGGCGCAGCTGGCCGCCTTGCGTGCGCAGGCCGCCGAAGCCAGCGCGTACTACCGCCGGGTTCAACCGCTGGCACGCCAGCGCCTGATCGCCGCCGCCGAGCTGGACCGCGCACGCGCGGCCGCAGGCAATGCCGAAGCCAGCGTGCGTGCCGCTGAGCAGGCCTGGCTGGAGCTGGTGCACGGCAGCCGAGCGCAGGACATCGCGCAGGGGCAGGCCGCAGCGGACGCTGCGCAGGCGCAGCAGGTGGTGCAGGGCGTCAACCTGCAGAAGCTGCAGCTGCGCGCGCCCCGCGATGGCGTGGTTGATGCCTTGCCCTACCGGCAGGGTGACCAGGCGCCGATCGGGGCGCCGCTGGCGGTGATGCTGGTCGGCGAGCGTCCCTATGCGCGCGTCTACCTGCCCCAACCCCTGCGCTTGAAGGTGAAGGTTGGCCAGGCCGCGCAGGTGCAGCTGGAGGACGGCGGGGCCGCGTTGAAGGGCCATGTGCGCTCGATCCGCAGCGAGCCGTCGTTCACCCCTTACTACGCATTGACCGGTGACGACGTTGCGCGGCTGAGCTACCTCGCCGAGATCGAAGTGTATACGACCGCCGACATGCAGAAACTCCCGGCGGGGATGCCGGTGCAGGTGAGCTTCTGA
- the miaB gene encoding tRNA (N6-isopentenyl adenosine(37)-C2)-methylthiotransferase MiaB, which produces MTGTPDVFPPAPGGTPLVALPAGPRKPDQVKGKLYIKTHGCQMNEYDSAKMADVLAASDGLELTDSPDDADVILVNTCSIREKAQEKVFSQLGVWKGLKNKGREVIIGVGGCVASQEGEAIIKRAPFVDLVFGPQTLHRLPELIRARREQKRPQVDISFPEIEKFDRLPEPRADGASAFVSIMEGCSKYCSFCVVPYTRGTEVSRPFEDVVVEVAQLAAQGVREINLLGQNVNAYRGPYGDGEFADLGLLIRTIAEIDGVGRIRFTTSHPLEFSDSLIDAFRDVPKLANFLHLPVQAGSDRVLSAMKRGYTALEFKSKIRKLRAVRPDISISSDFIVGFPGETDADFEKTMKLIEDIGFDHSFSFIYSRRPGTPAADLEDTISDAEKHARLSRLQERINAHAASISEKMVGTVQTVLVEGPSRKNPNELTGKTENMRSVNFPAPARLIGQFVDVVITEALTNSLRARVVAE; this is translated from the coding sequence ATGACCGGGACGCCAGACGTCTTTCCGCCCGCACCAGGCGGTACCCCGCTCGTTGCCCTGCCCGCTGGTCCGCGCAAGCCCGACCAGGTCAAGGGCAAGCTGTACATCAAGACCCACGGTTGCCAGATGAACGAGTACGACTCGGCCAAGATGGCCGACGTGCTCGCCGCCAGCGATGGCCTGGAACTGACCGACAGCCCGGACGACGCTGACGTCATCCTGGTCAACACCTGCTCCATCCGCGAGAAGGCGCAGGAGAAGGTGTTCAGCCAGCTGGGCGTGTGGAAGGGCCTGAAGAACAAGGGCCGCGAGGTCATCATCGGCGTCGGCGGCTGCGTCGCCTCGCAGGAAGGCGAAGCGATCATCAAGCGCGCGCCGTTCGTCGACCTGGTGTTCGGACCGCAGACCCTGCACCGCCTGCCGGAACTGATCCGCGCGCGGCGCGAACAGAAGCGCCCGCAGGTGGACATCAGCTTCCCCGAAATCGAGAAGTTCGACCGCCTGCCGGAGCCACGTGCCGATGGCGCCTCGGCGTTCGTGTCGATCATGGAAGGCTGCTCCAAGTACTGCTCGTTCTGCGTGGTGCCTTATACCCGCGGCACCGAAGTCAGCCGCCCGTTCGAGGACGTGGTGGTGGAAGTGGCGCAGCTGGCCGCGCAGGGCGTGCGCGAGATCAACCTGCTGGGCCAGAACGTCAACGCCTATCGCGGCCCGTATGGCGACGGTGAATTCGCCGACCTCGGCCTGCTGATCCGCACCATCGCCGAGATCGACGGCGTGGGCCGCATCCGCTTTACCACCTCGCACCCGCTGGAGTTCAGCGATTCGCTGATCGACGCGTTCCGCGACGTGCCAAAGCTGGCCAACTTCCTGCACCTGCCGGTACAGGCGGGCAGTGATCGCGTGCTGTCGGCGATGAAGCGCGGCTACACCGCGCTGGAGTTCAAGTCGAAGATCCGCAAGCTGCGCGCGGTGCGCCCGGACATCTCGATCAGCTCGGACTTCATCGTCGGCTTCCCCGGCGAGACCGATGCCGATTTCGAGAAGACCATGAAGCTGATCGAGGACATCGGCTTCGACCACAGCTTCTCCTTCATCTACTCGCGCCGCCCGGGCACGCCGGCGGCCGACCTGGAAGACACGATCAGCGATGCGGAAAAGCACGCGCGGCTGTCGCGCCTGCAGGAACGCATCAATGCGCACGCGGCCAGCATCTCCGAAAAGATGGTTGGCACGGTGCAGACCGTGCTGGTGGAAGGTCCGTCGCGCAAGAACCCGAACGAGTTGACCGGCAAGACCGAGAACATGCGCTCGGTGAACTTCCCGGCGCCGGCGCGGCTGATCGGCCAGTTCGTGGATGTGGTGATCACCGAAGCGCTGACCAATTCGCTGCGCGCGCGGGTGGTGGCGGAGTAA
- a CDS encoding lytic transglycosylase domain-containing protein has product MKGILGTTAIIIAALTAAPASAGTLYKCQGADGVTSYVSKRVAGARCSTISYARDTRPAPRPVVSAPKPAPTTVASIERNPVAVAASTAAPPQVAPAPAGSAPAAAPTPSRAGRMVSGQVYSFMKDGVRHYTSARPTQVANLGPVRTIRYSFMERCYACGVNPRVDFGTVRLNTSAFQAEITSAAREFGVEEAVVRAIIHAESAYNPTALSRAGAQGLMQLMPPTAARFGVSDSYDAGQNIRGGVQYLAWLLKRFNGDLTLAAAGYNAGEGAVDRHGGVPPYSETQYYVRRVGQLAERYRTALTKQ; this is encoded by the coding sequence ATGAAGGGGATACTGGGGACAACGGCGATCATCATCGCTGCGCTGACCGCTGCGCCGGCCAGCGCTGGAACCCTGTACAAGTGCCAGGGCGCCGACGGCGTCACCAGTTATGTGAGCAAGCGGGTGGCCGGCGCGCGCTGCAGCACCATCAGCTATGCCCGTGATACCCGTCCGGCGCCGCGTCCGGTGGTGTCCGCACCGAAGCCCGCGCCGACCACTGTGGCCAGCATCGAACGCAATCCGGTCGCCGTGGCGGCCAGTACCGCTGCGCCTCCCCAGGTGGCACCGGCGCCGGCGGGGTCAGCACCCGCCGCGGCACCGACGCCATCGCGTGCCGGGCGCATGGTCAGTGGCCAGGTCTATTCCTTCATGAAGGATGGCGTGCGGCATTACACCAGCGCGCGCCCGACCCAGGTGGCCAACCTCGGCCCGGTGCGGACCATCCGCTACAGCTTCATGGAGCGCTGCTATGCGTGCGGCGTGAATCCGCGCGTGGACTTCGGCACGGTGCGCCTGAACACCTCGGCCTTCCAGGCCGAGATCACTTCGGCTGCGCGCGAGTTCGGCGTGGAAGAGGCGGTGGTGCGCGCCATCATCCATGCCGAGTCGGCCTACAACCCGACCGCGCTCAGCCGCGCCGGCGCACAGGGCCTGATGCAGCTGATGCCGCCGACCGCCGCGCGGTTCGGGGTAAGCGATTCCTATGACGCCGGGCAGAACATCCGCGGTGGCGTGCAGTATCTTGCGTGGTTGCTGAAGCGCTTCAATGGCGACCTGACCCTGGCCGCGGCGGGCTACAACGCCGGCGAGGGCGCGGTTGACCGCCACGGCGGTGTGCCGCCCTACAGCGAGACGCAGTACTACGTGCGCCGGGTCGGCCAGCTGGCCGAGCGTTACCGCACCGCTTTGACCAAGCAGTAG
- a CDS encoding glutathione S-transferase family protein has product MTSRQITLYHAARSRSSGAVALLEALGADYHMQVLDLKAGANLAPAYLAINPMGKVPAIVHNGALVTEQVAIYLYLADLYPEAGLAPPIGDALRGPYLRWMAFYGACFEPAMIDKAMHREPPPRLMSPYNDAETVLQVIEAQLAQGPYLLGETMSAADVLWGNALAWTTAFGLVQPAPATADYIARMSAMTAFDRSRQIDAELAAA; this is encoded by the coding sequence ATGACCTCACGCCAGATCACCCTGTACCACGCCGCCCGTTCCCGCTCGAGCGGCGCAGTGGCGCTGCTGGAAGCGCTGGGTGCCGACTACCACATGCAGGTGCTGGACCTGAAGGCCGGCGCCAACCTGGCCCCGGCCTACCTGGCCATCAACCCCATGGGCAAGGTGCCGGCCATCGTCCACAACGGCGCACTGGTGACCGAACAGGTGGCGATCTACCTGTACCTTGCCGACCTTTACCCGGAAGCCGGGCTGGCCCCGCCGATCGGCGACGCCCTGCGCGGCCCCTACCTGCGCTGGATGGCCTTCTACGGCGCGTGTTTCGAGCCGGCGATGATCGACAAGGCGATGCACCGCGAGCCGCCGCCGCGCCTGATGTCGCCCTACAACGACGCCGAGACCGTGCTGCAGGTGATCGAGGCCCAGCTGGCGCAGGGCCCCTACCTGCTCGGCGAGACCATGAGCGCCGCCGACGTTCTATGGGGCAATGCGCTGGCCTGGACCACCGCCTTTGGCCTCGTGCAGCCGGCGCCGGCAACGGCCGACTACATCGCCCGGATGAGCGCGATGACCGCCTTCGACCGGTCGCGGCAGATCGATGCGGAGCTGGCGGCAGCGTAA